The proteins below come from a single Necator americanus strain Aroian chromosome V, whole genome shotgun sequence genomic window:
- a CDS encoding hypothetical protein (NECATOR_CHRV.G17572.T1) — protein sequence MQKPSKVFGSRLYLYFELMMSINQLCGIAFVILSGYLFNTMGCGIKWPSKGNYGGVNFHGIFMASGLVFFQGEALLAYRFYRYDTKALSKFVHVAFHLLAIAFFSTGLSAMIIHKNKSDIDHFKSVHSWIGIGVMFVYVVQFTFGLVNFLLPELFENTKKMFLPVHRMVGCVLFATSVVQATIGFIQYNGSYGKCPQDRESPLVCGKFNFILNFAIISLILFGVTVLLLVIPPVWQRKKTPEETE from the exons ATGCAAAAGCCTTCTAAAGTATTCGGCAGTCGTCTTTACCTTTATTTCGAACTAATGATGTCGATCAATCAACTGTGCGGGATCGCTTTCGTGATTCTCAGTG GCTACCTGTTTAACACAATGGGATGTGGAATAAAATGGCCTTCAAAAGGTAACTACGGTGGTGTGAATTTTCATGGAATCTTTATGGCTTCAGGATTGGTATTTTTTCAAGGCGAAG CACTACTCGCGTATCGATTTTATCGATACGATACGAAAGCGCTCTCAAAATTTGTACACGTTGCATTTCATTTACTGGCGATAGCTTTTTTCTCAACGGGACTCTCAGCAATGATtattcacaaaaataaatcg GATATCGACCACTTCAAATCAGTTCACAGCTGGATTGGAATTGGAGTGATGTTCGTTTACGTTGTTCAA TTCACTTTCGGACTGGTGAATTTCTTGCTGCCCGAGTTATTTGAGAACaccaagaaaatgtttttgccCGTACATCGCATGGTGGGCTGTGTACTGTTTGCGACCAGTGTCGTACAAGCAACTATTGGATTTATACAGTACAATGGATCGTATGGAAAATGTCCACAAGA CCGTGAATCTCCTCTGGTATGtggaaaattcaatttcatccTCAATTTTGCGATCATCTCGCTGATCCTTTTTGGAGTTACCGTACTACTACTAGTGATACCACCAGTATGGCAACGGAAGAAAACCCCGGAGGAGACAGAGTAA